Part of the Ictalurus furcatus strain D&B chromosome 10, Billie_1.0, whole genome shotgun sequence genome, TTTTCTtcacacaataaaataattagaCCTCAGGTTATTAACCTAACCATTATTGCCAGCTTTACGATTCCCTGTCATTTGTAGCAGTCTATAAACTTCATGCATATATAGAAATCATTAGAGGTGGCGTGACTGAGAACATGTTCTTTACGTCCTGTTTCTGTGGTAGGGAATAGGAAGTGGACCATGCTGAGGATCACTGTCCTAATCTCAGATTAAATCCCTTCACTCAGCGTTCTCTCTTTTAATCTCAATCCCATCCTCTCAGTGCCATGAGCAATGACATTCAATAGGGCAGCATTAGGACAataattgttgttattataatgtacattattagttttttttttgatgtagtTGTATTATATTTTGCATGTTAATTTATTGTTCACTATAATTTTGTGAAACTGTAACATTGTTTAGGTAGAGGCTTTAAATAAGCCCTCACAGGTTTTCTGCCTCTCCCTGCACTGtatttttgcaattttttgtATATTCTTAATTAATTGtgcaaaagggaaaaaaggaattaaaaaaaagtatacagcTTTGGATAGAGAGACACAATGTACTAATGTGCATCTGGAATAAAATCAGTGGGAAAAAGCTGGGCACATTTGCCCTTACAACGATCCAGTCCTACCAGTTGGATGATGTTGCTCACGCTTTGCCAATTGGCAGGTTTGATGTTGTCACCTCCGTCCACAAGTCCTTGATAGCCCTTGGAAGAAATACATGATGtaatcttacatttacatttatggcattttggcagacgcccttatccagagtgacttacattaatctcatttatacaattgagcatatgagggttaagggccttgctcaagggcctagcAGTGGCAGCTTAATCTCTTACTAAAACCAGTTCATGATGTGAATATCTGAAAGACCACTTTTGAGAAATATTCATTGTGTTCAATAAAGATTTTACCTCATAGATCAGGTAGACCTTGGCACCAACATAAATGCCCATTCGTGTTACAGCACGAACAGCTGCATTCATTCCtatacattaaacacacacacacacacacacacactttacacaccatCAAATATGCATAGTACTAGTAAttctgttcattaataaatagtCAGGAAACAAGAGTCTTTATATTATACATTCTGACTGGAGATCCTGACATCTAATCTGattatctaattttttttggttgcctttttgttttcaaaaagaCTGTCCTGAATCAGCAACCAGGCACCTGTACATATTAAAAGCTCTCATGACTTGTATTATTaaaggtttaatttttttaatgattaattccTTTCAGCTAAGAAAAACTGCAATGTTTTGAGGGCATCATTATAGTTAAGAGCATGTCCTCCCCATGTCCATTTTGGTTATCTCAGGGTTCTCCAggttcctcccaccttccaataACATGTCAATAtatggattggctatgctaaattgcccctaggtgtgaatgagtgtgtgaacatgaCTGGTATCCATTCTAGGctacacccagtgttccccgGATAGGATCTGGATTCACTGTGATcctggccaggataaagtgtttGGTGAAGATCAATAAATCAATGCATGAATGCAGTGCTTTGTCACATTGTATTGTATGTCGCCTGGAAGATGAAACCTTCTTTGGAAAATCTGAGTTTGCAGGCACGCGTTGCTGTTGTTACATCACGGTGCTGTTGAATTTGACATATTCTGGTTTGTCAATAACATGAcaaattgtactttttttcaTCTTAgtaacctgagagagagaaaaggagaagctggtgaaaaactgtttatagcttaaatgatttttttcccctcatttggCTGCTCCCATTTTAGGGTCACCACAGTGGCAATAACCATCTGCATAttgattctggcacaagttttatgctggatgcccttcctgacacaATTTACTGGCTCGTGTTTACTGGCTCCATTTACTGGCTCGTGTAACCCTCCAGTGCCTGGGGTTGGTGCCCTGCCTCGGAAACGAACCCGGGCTGCATCAGTGAGTGCACCGTATGGTGgccactagtccaccagggaaccaaccatccatccatcttctatactgcttatccgtTTCAGGGATAaccacagggaaacctggagcctatcccaggaagcatcgggcacaaggcagggtacacactggacagggtgccaatccatcgcagggcacaatcacatacacattcacacacccattcatacactacggacactttggacatgcagCCTactcagcctaccatgcatgtctttggactgggggaggaaaccggagtacccggaggaaattcagcacatgcaaactccgcacacacaggtgggaatcgaacccccaatcctggaggtgtgaggcgaacgtgctaaccactaagccactgtgcaccccaCCAGGGAAACATACCTTAAATACACACCGTTTGATCAGCACTAAAAGTTCTTTGCATATGTTTTGGTATTTCCCCTATAAATATAGGGGTATTTCCCCTATAACCTAATTTCCTCAATCAAACCACCATCCATGCatcccaaggaactcgggggcacaaggcgagggacacccaggacagggtgccaaccgaTCAGAGAGCACAACCatatacacagtcacacactacagacaatttggaaatgccaatcagccaacagtgcatgtctttgaactggaggtgtaaactggagtacctgaaggataacccctgaagcatggggagaaacCCCtggcacacagggtggaggtgggaatcgaacccccaaccctagaggtgcaaggcaagtgTCCCCCCTCTCAAACTACCACACATTTCTTATTTAAACGTAATTAGAATAATCAGTGGAGTGGCCTGGAGTGAATACGagataaatacataaaacagaaccctgttgCGTGTGAGACACGCCCACTGCACGTACACAGCTGCTGTACGTGACATGTCGCGTTACGTGACAGTTCCTCAGTCCGGTCTTACACAATTCATCCTGTAATTTAATGCGCTGAGGAATTTTAGGATAAAACTATTTTAATGAGGTTTAGACGGCGTTGTTTAATGCAGTGCGTCATAACAAcccttgtaaataaataaataaataaatagatagatagatagatataaaatatattcttcAATTCAAAATGCTTCAACGTGGATGCTGAACTGATCTGAATCCAGAGATGCTTAAAATGCAACAAggttgagagaaaaaaaagtacatgcaAATTCGCCAAGATTGAGCTGAATTCCTCTGTATAAGTGGGCGAATGAACATGCATGGGATATTTCTAGAATAAAGCTAATGATTAACATGGAGCTCAGTAATCTATTCCCAGAGTGATCCCTGCAACTCTACTGAGAGGTTGTAGCGTGTTTAATCCATGATCtggtttatatattatacagagTCGttagctttttgtttgtttatttatttgtttaccttGTGCATCTCCACCGCTTGTGAGAACAGCAATGGCTTTCCCAGCTCCTGCCATACGCAGCTTCTCAAAATCCACCAACATGATGCACAGATTTCTGCACACAACTCCCTGGTAATTTGCTTTGATTTCCGAGATCCGGAGTCTCCAGCAATATTTATACACCCTGTGCTTTTAATCTGACCTCAAAACACAATACAAGCTGCCTGGCTATGACCACTGTTGGTCGTGTAAAGACCTTTTCAGCATTCACAAGGCACACTGCTGTGCTCTCTACTGCTACTCCGCCTACTTATATGCACTACACGTTTGTTTAAGGGCCGgagatgtatttttttcttttcagtgcaCGGTGCAATGCATTAAAATTATGGagaaatattcttttaaaaaaagcactgcATATTACTTTATCCTATGCTCCTAAATATAAACGTGTTTACTAAATGCAAACTTGAATATCagtattatttctatagtaggAGGAGTTAATCACCATATCTGGGTCAATCGAGGTCCTCCTACTTACACTTAATGATATATACTGCAGAACTTTGCATAATATTCAGcatttacttgtatttattAGACCAGTTGTTCGTGCTGACAACAGTTCACATGGATCATCTGACAAATAGTGGATTAATTGTGTAGCAGAAGTGGAGGTTAAAACATGCAGCCACCCTTTCAGATGAAGTGGTTGTGGGATTTTAAGTGGGTTGCAACATCTGAGCCTCTTTATCAACAGCAACACATTCCAGGCTCTTCTGAAACTGCTTATGCATTAACCTTTACTCTTGTGGAGGAATAATGCAATCATTAAAATGCGTGAAAAATCGTTCATTTTGATTTGCATTCGCTTAAATGCACAgctaaaaataaagataaaatgaCTGTAAATTCGCTTCTAGTTGCCCTATTTTTTAAGCCACGACACAAATAAGCGCATGTGAAATGTCGCCTTCTAGCGGTTTTGTGAGGAGTTGCATTCTTTGCGCATGCGCAATGTCGCTTGTTTAGCACTAAACGCTGTGACGTGTGGCAACCAAGCAAGCTATATAGAATACTTCAGGTGACTAGGAATGATGTACAAGTTGTAGTATTTTAAACTATGACACAAAACACGTGTGTGAGGTGTCGATTTAATTAAATTCAGTGAGCTTTATTGACAGATAATTAAAGGAGTTGCAGTATTGAAACGCTGTAGTATTGTCAGTGTTACGAAATGTTATGAAATTATCCCTCTAACGGTTTGGTTTGGTATTGCAACCCTCCCGACAAGCGCATGCGCAATGTCGCTTGTTTGACTAACGCTAACGTTAAGTGATGTGATGGCTACCAAAGCAAGCTAGATTGTCTTTAGGATTTATATGGAGTACTTCAGGTAACTAGAAATATGCTGTACTAGTTGCCTTATTTTAACCTATGACACAGATGTCAATAATTAAAttcagtgacctttattgacaGATCATTACAAGAATTACAGTATTGCCAAATTGTTACGAAATGTTATGAAATGTCTCCCTCAAGCGGTTTTATTTGGTATTTTAGCCGGTGTTCAGGCGCATGCGCAATATCGCTTGCTTGACAGTAACGCTAAGTGATGTCATGGCTACCAAGCAAGCTAGTTTGTCTTCAAGGTTTATATAGAAATATTTGAGCTAATACGGTGCAACTCCAAAATGAAATTAACTCGGAAACTTGTTCTCTCACGGGCCAAGGCGTCGGACCTTGAAAGCGTAAAAAAGTTGAATTGCTGGTATGTTGTGCTTTATTTAGCTAGTTTTGATTAACTTCACTAGCTGCGCACCTAACAcaggctagctagctaacagaaCAAGTAAGTTTAGCATCAGCAGCCAGTCTAAAGATAAGGCCACTTAATTTAGTGAAAGTCATTTAGGCTGCTTCGGGGAAATAGTTCTTTTACACACATGAAGTAGGGTGCATTTATTTTGGCAACTTTTCCATATGGAAAATGATTatatttgattacatttctATCCTACTCAAAATATGAATTCTGTGTTGTAGGGGCTGCAACCTGTCAGATGTAAGTACTTTTCCAAGGTTTTATCATGCTTAtatttgttctttatttcttcctgaAATGATTTTGTGATGATGTGAATCCTCAGATCTCAATATTCACTGAAATTCCCAATGTTGAAGTCTTAACATTAAGGTAGGATTGCTATAGTGTTACTGTTCTTGATGTATTACTTTTAACAGAGAATAATTTTCTGCATCTCTTCGGTTATTTCTCGTAAATCCACTTTCAGGTATTTCAAATGAGTCGAAGATTTAGtcatttctctttctcagtgCCAATAACATATCCTCTCTTGAGCACATCGCCAACTGTCAGCATCTGACCGAGCTCTACCTGAGGCGGAACGACATCCAGAGTCTTTCAGAGCTGAGCCATCTTAAAAACCTCACCTGTCTCAAAGTTCTGTGGCTGGCGGAGAACCCATGCTGCGACCCAGACCCGGTGAAGTACCGTTTGACAGTGTTGAGGAACTTGCCTGGTCTGCAAAAACTAGACAACCAGGGTAGGTAGGAGTGAGACAGATGCTAAGCTCTAAAACTCCAAATCAGTGATGCCACGCTCATATCTTTCCTACActgtttttgtcatttgtatTCGTGCATTTCTTGATTAAACATACTCAATTCAACATCacgttttaaaatatatatatatatctatctatctatctctatctatctatctatatatatatatatagatagagagagagagagagagcttcaaGCGTGTTTGTTCTGCAGAATCTTCTAAGACATTTTCTAAGCTTCAGCACCATGTAGATGGAAAAAGGGAACCAGCGTGACACCATTACTACCTTCAGCTATATTCTACTTTGTGATTCAGCTCAAAGTTCAATCGATCCCCTAACTTATCTTGTCTTATGCTCCAACTCATTATTTGCAGTTTTCGAATGAGAAGTAAGAACTTACTGTACTCGTAGTGATGAAGTTTTATTTGATATGACTGTTCCCTTAACCACTTCCTTTAATGGCacctctttttttgttgttcagtTGTGACTGAAGAAGAGCTTGCACTTGCTTTGGAAGAAGGTGAGGAAGTGATCACTCCTCCAGGTCCTGCCACAGCCAGTTCTACCAATGGCCTCACAGAGGCAGACTCCGAGTACGACCCTCTCAATTACAGTATGGAGGAGACCAAGTGAGTTGATACCGTGCCTTTTTAGTCTTTGGACCGTTCAAGACGAGTTTACGTAGCCTACTTGGAACTTTGTTTGTACAGCAGCGTTtaggaaaaggggaaaaaaaactccttCAAACTCAAGATTGTGGAAAAATAGTGGGAGAGATTGTGGAATTAAATCTGCTTCCAGGGCAGGGAGCTGTCgctccaaatctcactagctaATGAGAGTAAATCCTGTTACGCCCTGCCCACAAgagagatttgtgccagaatggcaaaTGTAAACTTGTGGAGtataaatgaaaactctggcagcatGTTCATAAACCACGATTAGTGaacgaagcttagaaaactgttaacaaagaatgctgtttatttaaaaaccatgttaaatttttgccaCTGAATTCacagttttcagtttcagagtgttttttcttctttcattcaTATTATCATGTtatcattcatatatatttttaatttcttgagAAGTTATGTTCagtacttttggcacaaatttaattccataagAGATGAGAAAAGGTAGCTATTAGCGATAGTAGTCTTTTTGGGGACACCtattcctgttttgtttttacatggaTATTTCAACTTTGATCTCCATCTCGGTCACTGTTGCTCCAGCAAAGCTacgttattatttatatattggcCACCATATTGGCCTTTGTAACAAAATTGCAGGGacctgcaaataaataaataaaaagaaattacaaTTCTTCCTTTTATTCTCAGACCTGCCTCAGAAGTTCCTGATCATAGCTTCCTCTCCTATAAATGCAGTTCAGTCTTTACCTGATACAACACAGGTTCCATGGTCTTTTGAAAATATTGCAAGGCATTGTTATTCCAACGCTCTTACACAACCCACCATTAACCACTgtctaaaatacaaaaaaaatcatcaatacAGTGACAGAAGAATAGTACGCGTTATACAATCAAACAAGGAATACCACCatcaaacactttattaggtaaactatactaatactgggtcaggcttccctttgctctcaaaacagcctcaattcttcatggcatggattccagaAGATGATGGAAACACTCCTTTGAGATTcaggtccatgttgacatgattgcattgTGCAAATCCTGCagttttcaggtgcactttcatgctgcgatTCTCCCATACTACCACATCCCCAAGATGTTCTaatggattcagatccggtgacttgGAAGAACACTGAAGAACGTGGGACTCATTAGAACGTGAACGTTACCTGAAACTGCTGGCTcagatctgcatgattttatgcccTGCGCTGCTGCCATGTCACTGCCTGTctaaataattgcatgaatgagtaggtgtgcctaataaagtgcttgacaagtgtatattttttttgcgCTATGCCAAGTTTAATGACTATCCTTTAGACCAGGTTCAGGTTAATTTGCTGCTAAGTGAAAATTTGAGGGAttgagtggttttttttttttgttttgtcctcaGTAAAATCCCTGTGCAGTTGGGGATGAAGCCATTGCCTAGAGATAAATTTTCATCTTCACGAGAAGCAGGGGCCTCCCTGAAGAAAAAGGTCAGTCTGCATTTAACATTATATCTAATTTCCCACCTGTATGAACCTGGCAGGTGTGCAGCTTTCTTGTATAGTGTTGCAACTGATTAGAACTTGATTCACAATCTTGTATTATTAGCATTAATGATTTCAGTGTAATTTCAAACATACTAATGTGCGCGTGTATGTGTAGAGTCACACTCTGGAAGCTGTACTGCTCCTGCTGAAGGACCTGGACATGGAGGAGCTGAAAACTGTTCAGTGTGCCACAGAGAACAAACTCAGAGCTCGCagtagacagaaagagaaaatagCAATTGCTCAGCACTGAATAAGTGCTGCTGCATGCAGAACGACTAACAACATAAAATAGCTTTTTGATATAAAAGAATCCAGGTTGATATGTTTACAGACATTGTTGCCAGACTAAAATAAACTCCCTGCTCAGCAACAAATACAAGACATGTgagaaataaatggaaaaattaaCATGAAGTGTCTTTAGTAATGATAGTAAGCCATGGGCCAGTAACTACCCGTCTCAGTGCTGCACAGGAAGGACGAacgaacaccattcttccaagaGAAATTCCCTCAACTGGCGTTATGAGTATCATACAGCGCTACAAAGTTGACTATAGGTGTTCATCAGCATTGAGATCTGGTGAGCATGACGGCCATAGCATCTGACTGAAATCATTTTCACACCCATCAGACCATTCAGTGAGCCTACATGTCCTGTGAATGGGGCGGAGTCATCTCgaaagagaccactcccattaAGATAGAAATAGAACAGCATGGACGAGCCACTGGTTTCTCCATTAATTTGTCACCAAAATGTATGTATAGCTACACACTATattggcaaaagtttgtggacacctgaccatcacactcatatgtttgttgaacatcccgtcccagatttagtccccctttgctgttatagtaaccTCCACTCCCCTGGGAAGTTTTctttagattttggagcgtggttATGGGGATTTATGAGCATTAAAGatggtcaggtactgatgttgggtgaggaaaCCTGGGGTGTTGTCtgtattccagttcatcccggAGGTATTCAGTGAGGTGCAGAacactccagttcttccactccaaccttgacagaccatgtcttcatggagctcgttttgtgcacaagggcattgtcatgctgtaacaggtttgggcctgttaattccagtgaaggcaAATTGgaaatgctacagcatacaaagacatcattTACAATGGTGTGTTTCCACCTTTGTGGCAAGAATTTGGAGAAAGctcacatataggtgtgatggtcaagtgtcctcaaacttttggtcatatattGTGTGCGCATATATAtgctaatttaaaaataacttcACAGAGAAATTATTAGTAAACTCTACTTTTTACAGACACGATCATTGTAACAAAACAGAATTATGGCTTTTGCTGTATTGCTTTTCCTGGTGTTAATTTAGCATTTCCTGTCCCTATTTTGTTTAAACGGATCTAAGCCTGCGTATCGCATTAGGATCC contains:
- the cfap410 gene encoding cilia and flagella associated protein 410, with protein sequence MKLTRKLVLSRAKASDLESVKKLNCWGCNLSDISIFTEIPNVEVLTLSANNISSLEHIANCQHLTELYLRRNDIQSLSELSHLKNLTCLKVLWLAENPCCDPDPVKYRLTVLRNLPGLQKLDNQVVTEEELALALEEGEEVITPPGPATASSTNGLTEADSEYDPLNYSMEETNKIPVQLGMKPLPRDKFSSSREAGASLKKKSHTLEAVLLLLKDLDMEELKTVQCATENKLRARSRQKEKIAIAQH